One Carassius auratus strain Wakin chromosome 3, ASM336829v1, whole genome shotgun sequence genomic region harbors:
- the LOC113045019 gene encoding nicotinamide riboside kinase 1 isoform X2 gives MRKLILGIGGMTNGGKTTLSKSLQELLQDSCVISQDNFFKDDSVVPVDVNGFKQYDTLDALHMDRMMADTGLWQEDPQSFMTSRGLAVKSTASEPSNVFILIVEGFLIFNHKPLNSLFNKRYFLQIPYETCRERRSSRVYVPPDPPGYFDGYVWPMYLKNRKAMEETVNDIVFLDGTQKREMLLSTVLADIQEMLMAIQR, from the exons atgagaaaattaatCTTAGGAATTGGCGG GATGACAAATGGAGGAAAGACGACTCTGAGTAAAAGTCTCCAGGAGCTTCTGCAAGACAGCTGTGTTATTTCTCAAGACAACTTCTTCAAG GATGACTCAGTGGTCCCTGTTGATGTCAATGGCTTTAAGCAATACGACA CTTTGGACGCCCTGCACATGGACAGGATGATGGCAGACACGGGCTTGTGGCAGGAGGATCCTCAGAGCTTCATGACATCTCGTGGTCTCGCAGTGAAATCCACAGCATCAGAGCCATCCAATGTGTTTATTCTTATAGTGGAAGGATTCCTCATTTTTAATCACAA GCCACTTAATAGCTTGTTCAACAAGAGGTACTTCCTGCAGATCCCTTATGAGACATGTAGAGAGAGAAGAAG CTCAAGAGTCTATGTGCCTCCGGATCCACCAGGCTACTTTGATGGATATGTCTGGCCCATGTACTTAAAAAACAGAAAAGCGATGGAAGAAACTGTAAATGACATAG TGTTTCTGGATGGCACACAGAAGAGAGAGATGTTGCTCTCAACTGTGCTTGCAGACATTCAGGAGATGCTTATGGCTATACAGAGATGA
- the LOC113045019 gene encoding nicotinamide riboside kinase 1 isoform X1, with the protein MRKLILGIGGMTNGGKTTLSKSLQELLQDSCVISQDNFFKDDSVVPVDVNGFKQYDTLDALHMDRMMADTGLWQEDPQSFMTSRGLAVKSTASEPSNMKDEEEVIQVKVFGQLLWFERPLNSLFNKRYFLQIPYETCRERRSSRVYVPPDPPGYFDGYVWPMYLKNRKAMEETVNDIVFLDGTQKREMLLSTVLADIQEMLMAIQR; encoded by the exons atgagaaaattaatCTTAGGAATTGGCGG GATGACAAATGGAGGAAAGACGACTCTGAGTAAAAGTCTCCAGGAGCTTCTGCAAGACAGCTGTGTTATTTCTCAAGACAACTTCTTCAAG GATGACTCAGTGGTCCCTGTTGATGTCAATGGCTTTAAGCAATACGACA CTTTGGACGCCCTGCACATGGACAGGATGATGGCAGACACGGGCTTGTGGCAGGAGGATCCTCAGAGCTTCATGACATCTCGTGGTCTCGCAGTGAAATCCACAGCATCAGAGCCATCCAAT ATGAAAGATGAAGAGGAAGTCATACAGGTGAAGGTTTTTGGACAGTTGCTGTGGTTTGAAAG GCCACTTAATAGCTTGTTCAACAAGAGGTACTTCCTGCAGATCCCTTATGAGACATGTAGAGAGAGAAGAAG CTCAAGAGTCTATGTGCCTCCGGATCCACCAGGCTACTTTGATGGATATGTCTGGCCCATGTACTTAAAAAACAGAAAAGCGATGGAAGAAACTGTAAATGACATAG TGTTTCTGGATGGCACACAGAAGAGAGAGATGTTGCTCTCAACTGTGCTTGCAGACATTCAGGAGATGCTTATGGCTATACAGAGATGA